A region from the Triticum urartu cultivar G1812 chromosome 1, Tu2.1, whole genome shotgun sequence genome encodes:
- the LOC125551338 gene encoding MADS-box transcription factor 58-like isoform X1, which translates to MATTGWGNSRYARRGRDSARGSGAYSLRKPQRERHHQGEEMDHSLSFSSYLQRRVQEVAAQENRVKESASPGSGSGSAGGAAEKMGRGRIEIKRIENTTNRQVTFCKRRNGLLKKAYELSVLCDAEVALIVFSGRGRLYEYSNNSVKATIERYKKATSDTSSAGTVAEINAQHYQQESAKLKQQITTLQNSNRTLIGDTMATMSHRDLKQLEGRLDKGLGKIRARKNELLCAEIEYMQRREMELQNNNFFLREKVAETERGQQQTLNMMGAASTSNEYEQNMIHCDPRTFLQFNFMQQHPQYCSQQEDRKSFNSVGR; encoded by the exons ATGGCTACTACTGGGTGGGGAAATAGTAGATACGCAAGAAGAGGGAGAGATTCGGCTAGGGGCAGTGGTGCTTACTCTCTAAGAAAGCCGCAGAGAGAAAGGCACCACCAAGGAGAGGAGATGGATCACAGCCTCTCCTTTTCTTCCTATCTCCAAAGAAGGGTCCAAGAAGTAGCAGCTCAAGAGAATCGG GTGAAGGAGTCTGCGTCCCCGGGGTCGGGGTCGGGATCGGCAGGGGGGGCTGCTGAGAAGATGGGGAGAGGGAGGATCGAGATCAAGCGCATCGAGAACACCACGAACCGGCAGGTCACCTTCTGCAAGCGCCGCAACGGTCTCCTGAAGAAGGCGTACGAGCTCTCGGTGCTCTGCGACGCCGAGGTGGCGCTCATCGTCTTCTCCGGCCGCGGGCGCCTCTACGAGTACTCCAACAACAG CGTGAAAGCAACCATTGAGAGATACAAGAAGGCAACAAGTGACACCTCCAGCGCTGGTACAGTCGCAGAGATCAATGCCCAG CACTACCAGCAGGAATCTGCGAAGCTGAAGCAGCAGATAACCACCTTGCAGAACTCCAACAG GACTCTAATAGGCGATACAATGGCCACCATGAGCCACAGAGACCTGAAGCAGCTGGAGGGAAGGCTGGACAAAGGCCTAGGAAAGATTAGAGCAAGAAAG AACGAATTACTATGCGCTGAAATTGAGTACATGCAGAGAAGG GAAATGGAGCTGCAGAATAACAACTTCTTCTTGAGGGAAAAA GTAGCCGAGACTGAAAGGGGGCAACAGCAGACGTTGAACATGATGGGGGCGGCTTCGACATCGAATGAGTACGAGCAAAATATGATCCATTGTGATCCGAGAACCTTCCTGCAGTTCAACTTCATGCAGCAGCACCCTCAGTACTGCTCCCAGCAGGAGGACCGAAAAAGTTTCAACTCAG TTGGAAGGTGA
- the LOC125551338 gene encoding MADS-box transcription factor 58-like isoform X2, whose translation MQILNEQLAAPSTGLMVKESASPGSGSGSAGGAAEKMGRGRIEIKRIENTTNRQVTFCKRRNGLLKKAYELSVLCDAEVALIVFSGRGRLYEYSNNSVKATIERYKKATSDTSSAGTVAEINAQHYQQESAKLKQQITTLQNSNRTLIGDTMATMSHRDLKQLEGRLDKGLGKIRARKNELLCAEIEYMQRREMELQNNNFFLREKVAETERGQQQTLNMMGAASTSNEYEQNMIHCDPRTFLQFNFMQQHPQYCSQQEDRKSFNSVGR comes from the exons ATGCAGATACTCAACGAGCAGCTGGCTGCACCATCCACAGGCCTAATG GTGAAGGAGTCTGCGTCCCCGGGGTCGGGGTCGGGATCGGCAGGGGGGGCTGCTGAGAAGATGGGGAGAGGGAGGATCGAGATCAAGCGCATCGAGAACACCACGAACCGGCAGGTCACCTTCTGCAAGCGCCGCAACGGTCTCCTGAAGAAGGCGTACGAGCTCTCGGTGCTCTGCGACGCCGAGGTGGCGCTCATCGTCTTCTCCGGCCGCGGGCGCCTCTACGAGTACTCCAACAACAG CGTGAAAGCAACCATTGAGAGATACAAGAAGGCAACAAGTGACACCTCCAGCGCTGGTACAGTCGCAGAGATCAATGCCCAG CACTACCAGCAGGAATCTGCGAAGCTGAAGCAGCAGATAACCACCTTGCAGAACTCCAACAG GACTCTAATAGGCGATACAATGGCCACCATGAGCCACAGAGACCTGAAGCAGCTGGAGGGAAGGCTGGACAAAGGCCTAGGAAAGATTAGAGCAAGAAAG AACGAATTACTATGCGCTGAAATTGAGTACATGCAGAGAAGG GAAATGGAGCTGCAGAATAACAACTTCTTCTTGAGGGAAAAA GTAGCCGAGACTGAAAGGGGGCAACAGCAGACGTTGAACATGATGGGGGCGGCTTCGACATCGAATGAGTACGAGCAAAATATGATCCATTGTGATCCGAGAACCTTCCTGCAGTTCAACTTCATGCAGCAGCACCCTCAGTACTGCTCCCAGCAGGAGGACCGAAAAAGTTTCAACTCAG TTGGAAGGTGA